A single window of Nicotiana sylvestris chromosome 3, ASM39365v2, whole genome shotgun sequence DNA harbors:
- the LOC138888712 gene encoding uncharacterized protein produces MEKLEETGPLVPKGRREYNDIDRKAVEKNYHAKKILMCGIGPDEYNRVSACDTAKEIWEVLQTTHEGTTQVKQSKIDMLTTEYELFKMKDDDSIQDMHTRFTSIINELHSLGDVIP; encoded by the coding sequence atgGAGAAACTTGAAGAAACAGGACCATTGGTGCCCAAAGGGAGAAGAGAGTACAACGACATCGATAGGAAAgctgtagaaaagaactatcatgccaagaaaatcttgatgtgtggcataggacctgatgagtacaacagagtatcagcttgtgatactgccaaagaaatatgggaagtttTACAAACTACACATGAAGGAACCACACAAGTCAAACAATCCAAGATCGACATGCTCACCACTGAATACGAGCTCTTCAAGATGAAGGATGATGATTccatacaagatatgcacaccagattcacctccatcataaatgagcttcactcacttggagatgtcattccttga